A portion of the Carya illinoinensis cultivar Pawnee chromosome 11, C.illinoinensisPawnee_v1, whole genome shotgun sequence genome contains these proteins:
- the LOC122282858 gene encoding methylsterol monooxygenase 1-1, producing the protein MLPYQTLDEASVALGRNLTYAETLWFHYSARKSDYFLYCHTILFLFFVFSAVPLPLVFIELARLAGFDRYKIQPKARLSSAEVFRCYKDVMRMFFLVVGPLQLVSYPSIRMIGIRSGLPLPSGLEIFAQLLVYFMVEDYSNYWIHRFLHNKWGYEKIHRVHHEYTAPNGFAAPYAHWAEILILGIPSFLGPAMVPGHLVTFWLWIALRQIEAIETHSGYDFPWSPTKYIPFYGGAEYHDYHHYVGGQSQSNFASVFTYCDYIYGTDKGYRYQKKLFEKLKGELKTGGEQNGGSYHISTQDLKSD; encoded by the exons ATGCTGCCGTACCAGACTCTCGACGAGGCCTCGGTCGCTCTCGGCCGAAACCTAACCTATGCTGAGACCCTCTGGTTTCACTACTCCGCCCGCAAGTCCGATTATTTTCTCTACTGCCataccattctcttcctctttttcGTATTCTCCGCCGTCCCTCTCCCTCTGGTCTTCATCGAGCTCGCGCGCTTGGCTGGCTTCGACCGCTACAAGATTCAGCCCAAGGCCAGGTTGTCTTCCGCCGAAGTGTTTCGCTGCTACAAGGACGTCATGCGCATGTTCTTTCTCGTTGTCGGTCCTCTGCAGCTCGTTTCCTACCCTTCTATACGG ATGATTGGGATTCGATCGGGGTTGCCATTACCTTCGGGATTGGAAATTTTTGCGCAGTTATTAGTGTATTTCATGGTGGAGGATTACTCGAATTACTGGATCCACAGATTTCTGCATAACAAATGGGGTTACGAGAAGATTCATAGAGTTCATCATGAATACACAGCTCCAAATGGATTTGCGGCGCCTTATGCGCATTGGGCCGAGATTTTGATCCTCGGGATCCCATCTTTCCTCGGGCCGGCCATGGTTCCTGGTCACCTGGTTACATTCTGGCTGTGGATTGCTTTACGGCAGATTGAGGCGATAGAAACGCATAGCGG GTATGACTTTCCTTGGAGCCCCACAAAATACATCCCATTTTACGGTGGTGCTGAGTATCATGATTACCATCATTATGTTGGAGGGCAAAGCCAGAGCAACTTTGCTTCAGTGTTCACCTACTGTGATTACATTTATGGAACTGACAAG GGCTATCGGTATCAGAAGAAGCTCTTTGAGAAG TTGAAAGGGGAATTGAAAACCGGTGGTGAACAAAATGGAGGCTCATACCATATTTCTACCCAAGATCTTAAATCTGACTAG